The window CGTTTACACACCCGACAACGATCATAGTTCCGTTGAGGATTCCAGGCGAATCCATGACAGTTTCAACTACTCTGATTGTTAACAAGACCTTCTCTTTTTCCAGGACGTTTGTCGGGCAATCCACAGTTTCCCCGTTATTTGTAATTCCGACAACCAACTTGCAGTTTCCGACAACCGTTTTTTTCACAATGCCGACAGTAACGGGTGTGCCAACTGTTGTTTCCCTTTCAAGCGCTGTGAGTCTTTCAACATTACTTAGCTTCACAAGATGGCTATCTGGTCCTGTCAGTTTTTCCGTAGCCACAACACTCGTGGAAACGACGCTGTGTACAACCAGATTGAATTTAGTTAAAGCTCAAGTGAATAGTTTTGAAGTGTCTGTAGCAACAACTGTCCCGATCTATTTCGAAGACGTCTTCGAAGGCTCGTATATTTACGAAGTTGGTCAATTCAAAGGAGATGCAGATAGCGAACTTGACGTCAAAGTGTCTTATTTTGATCGCAATAGTTTACAATTTTCTACAATTGTTGATTTGCAGCAAGGTGGCGTACTTCACGGGGAACTTTCCACGGGTTCAAGAATCATTTACAACGGCAGCAATTTTGACATAAACGTTATTGGGAAGAAGGGTATCGTTGCTCGCTGGAACAAAGATGCGTTCTCCATAAAAGATTTCGGAGAAGCTCTTCCTCATCAGCAAGTGGTTGACGCAAGCGCGATAAGAACGGACGAACGATGGCGAAAAAGCAATCAGCTCGTGTTCCAGATAGGTCCAAACGAAGGAGCGAACATGCTTTTTGGAATTGATAAGCTGGATTCTGGAGCATTAGGGTTAATCAAGGATTCACTCAACGTTGAGTCTCAAGATTCATCTGAACGAACAATTACGGTTGTTGATAACGCCATACAAAAAGTGAGCTCTGTACGCTCTCAAATTGGGGCTGTTCAAAATAGGTTGGAACACACAATTGCCAATCTGCAAATAGCCGCCGAAAACCTAACAGCCGCCGAAAGCCGAATAAGGGATGCGGATATGGCCAAGGAGATGATGCAGTTCACCAAGTACCAAATCCTTATGCAATCTGGTATGGCGATGCTTGCTCAATCGAACGCACTGCCTCAGAATGTGCTGCAGCTATTGAGAGGATAGTTAATTATTCGGTTAAAGTTCGAGATCCATGAAAAGATCTCCCGGGCATCTGTGCGCCCGGGATTTATTTTTACTACGAATTTTCCTCGAGTCCAACGATACATGTGGTGGTTTTTCTTGGAATCATAACACCACTGGATAGTACGTTTATTCGGTTTTGGAGCCCGAGTAACGCTACGTAATGTTTGTTCACGGTTATGTGTAGATCCTCGTAACCAGGTGAGAATCTTCGTGTCGTTCTTGCAAGATACGTTTTTCGAAACCAATTTTCAAATGTGTCGTTGAGTTTCTCGAGGGCTTCGGATGCCCAGGCATCGAGTAAGTGGGCGCGCAAAACTGAAGAGTGACCAAGGTTTTCTATTTCCTCATCAATGCGTGGCCCAAGTGTTGAGACAAAGATGAGGTAACGCGGGTGTCCCTTCAGTCTTGAAGGAATCCAATCCGGTTGTAACTGAGACGCTTCGAACAGATCCCAGAAAACGACCGGTTCGGCAATTTTGAGACCGAGCATGTATATCTCATTTGCGTCTCTGTTGAGCGTATCGTCACTTACTATCTGTGAATGGCGTGCTCCCACCCTTGCTATATAAATGCGTTTTTGTGGCATGTAGTCTTTTGTACTTTCTGGTCTGAAAATCTTGACCACGTATACCACTCCAGTTTCTGAGGAGATTTGTTGTTCAAGTTGTATTATTAAACAATCCTTGAAAAGTTCAACCGCAACTTCGATTAAGATAGTAAAAAATACATTTATTTTGTGTTATAATAGAGCAAAACGCAAGGTTGAGGTAGGTAAGGACTATGCTTCCGAAGATTATCATCCTTCGGTATAGACTGATAATCCTGTTGGCCGCTTTTCTCTTCAATACACTCGCTTTTAGCACGACGGTGCTGTACACTTACGCCCAGCATATGAGACCGAAGTACTTCCTAAAGAGCGGGAAAATTGCCGGATTTTGCCACGATATTTTACTCGCACTCAACGAGGAACTCAGGAGCGAGGGGATAGAGATAAGGTACAAGAATGACGCGCTAATGGCGACAACCGAGATTTTGAACGCACTGGAGAGGAACGAAATTCAGATTTTCGTAGGACTTGGCTATTCTGATTCTTACGGTCGACGATTTAATTTTGTTAAAACGCCCCTTTACGGGATGCGCGAGGTGTTTCTCATCAGAATTTCCCAACACGAGAGTATCTATTCGCAGCGCATTGTGAACGTTGGAGTTTTAAAGGGCACCGTACCTTCGGCCCGGGTGAAGGAGGTTTTCGAGGGATTAAGGTTGGTTCAATTTGACAACATAGACGACGCGATAAAAGCACTTGATAAAGGACAGATTGATACAATTTATGGCGGGGCACTGGTTCTTGGGAGTTATGTAAAGGATAATCCAAAAAAGTACCAGTTACTCGGCGTGTTCACCGACAAATTTTATCACTACGTTGTGGTGAATAGAACCGTTGATACCAACGTGGTTACGAAACTTGAAAGAGCGATCAAGAGAATTCACGAAAAGCGAGTTATTGAGAAGATTATAAAGAAGAACAATTTAGGCGACTTTGTCTTACCAGGTAACGTTGTTGAGATACTCCTGATCGATTGGAGGCCGTACGAATGGTACGATAAGGTCGAGAAAAGGTGGAAAGGCGTTGATGTGGATGTTGTAAGTAGTGTTTTTAAGAAACTCGGCTTTGTTACAGAATTTGTCTCTTTCCCGTGGGAACGTTGCCTTCAGGCCATGCGCGCACTTGCTTACGATGGGATCATGAGCCTGAGGAAATCACGAGAACGCGAGGAATTTTTAGTCTTTCCCGATGAACCACTTAGCACCGGTGTGGATCTTCTGTTCAAAATGAAGAATAAACAATTGGATATATCAAGACTGGAGAACATTCCCGAAGACGTGGTCTGCGGATATACACTTGGCTATGCGTACGGAGATTGGTTTTGGAACGCAAAATTTAAAAAAGAAGCGGTAGCTACCGATGAGCTCGGATTCCGGATGCTCAAAAGGGGAAAGATCGATCTTTTCATTTGCAACCTTCTGGTTGCAAAGCATCTACTCCGCGAGCTTCGTATGGAGAACGAGGTTGAACACTCGAAAAATTTTGGGGAGGTTATGATATATCACATAGCTTTTTCCAAGAACTACCACGGCCAG is drawn from Fervidobacterium thailandense and contains these coding sequences:
- a CDS encoding flagellin, with the protein product MLFGIDKLDSGALGLIKDSLNVESQDSSERTITVVDNAIQKVSSVRSQIGAVQNRLEHTIANLQIAAENLTAAESRIRDADMAKEMMQFTKYQILMQSGMAMLAQSNALPQNVLQLLRG
- a CDS encoding methionine synthase; protein product: MVKIFRPESTKDYMPQKRIYIARVGARHSQIVSDDTLNRDANEIYMLGLKIAEPVVFWDLFEASQLQPDWIPSRLKGHPRYLIFVSTLGPRIDEEIENLGHSSVLRAHLLDAWASEALEKLNDTFENWFRKTYLARTTRRFSPGYEDLHITVNKHYVALLGLQNRINVLSSGVMIPRKTTTCIVGLEENS
- a CDS encoding substrate-binding periplasmic protein; its protein translation is MLPKIIILRYRLIILLAAFLFNTLAFSTTVLYTYAQHMRPKYFLKSGKIAGFCHDILLALNEELRSEGIEIRYKNDALMATTEILNALERNEIQIFVGLGYSDSYGRRFNFVKTPLYGMREVFLIRISQHESIYSQRIVNVGVLKGTVPSARVKEVFEGLRLVQFDNIDDAIKALDKGQIDTIYGGALVLGSYVKDNPKKYQLLGVFTDKFYHYVVVNRTVDTNVVTKLERAIKRIHEKRVIEKIIKKNNLGDFVLPGNVVEILLIDWRPYEWYDKVEKRWKGVDVDVVSSVFKKLGFVTEFVSFPWERCLQAMRALAYDGIMSLRKSREREEFLVFPDEPLSTGVDLLFKMKNKQLDISRLENIPEDVVCGYTLGYAYGDWFWNAKFKKEAVATDELGFRMLKRGKIDLFICNLLVAKHLLRELRMENEVEHSKNFGEVMIYHIAFSKNYHGQYLASLFGPELRKFKKTTEYSKILQRYGLKYEDFWSSFVY